The Dermacentor albipictus isolate Rhodes 1998 colony chromosome 2, USDA_Dalb.pri_finalv2, whole genome shotgun sequence genome has a segment encoding these proteins:
- the LOC135911349 gene encoding uncharacterized protein, which produces MGSQGAALAAQPGRGIRSTEMPAQDYEMVVPHLPSGSSVLNTVFLHGDVTARPYRVEHFRDALARLSLLPDVVALGAYQMNHLWAVTFNSEGAKAKILQAEAFNVKDHRCVVIDPTNRGVRLKLFWLLHGVQDDDVRVALAAFGKVTEITRDKWRVKGCGDKASTTRSVTLKLKVGVTIEDLPHQLRVGEDVALVHVPGRAPLCLRCRGKGHIRRECRVPRCGLCRRFGHDESQCVRSYANVTGQARNDEVAEHIMDEADAVEATHGSEGDDAIKESTSKETAPAPLADTSEAGKDQTQPAVASKPAFLPEKADSATAVSLVTTGQQGDNQEDADTEMPAASSVPVKRAHEDSDIQEPRLVGERGEEPPPKAPSTRRGPFKPKPKLPPERSTASALPPP; this is translated from the coding sequence ATGGGCTCCCAAGGAGCGGCTTTAGCGGCCCAGCCGGGTCGCGGTATCAGGAGCACTGAAATGCCTGCCCAGGATTATGAAATGGTTGTTCCTCATCTGCCATCAGGTTCGAGTGTTTTGAACACAGTATTTTTGCATGGTGATGTCACCGCCAGGCCATATCGTGTCGAGCATTTTCGCGACGCCCTAGCGCGTCTCTCATTGCTGCCGGATGTGGTTGCCCTTGGGGCATATCAGATGAACCACCTGTGGGCTGTTACTTTCAACAGCGAAGGAGCGAAGGCAAAGATTCTGCAGGCCGAAGCTTTCAATGTGAAAGACCACCGCTGCGTGGTTATTGACCCGACCAACCGAGGTGTCAGGCTGAAGCTGTTTTGGCTGCTCCACGGTGTGCAAGACGACGACGTGCGAGTGGCATTAGCAGCGTTCGGAAAAGTGACTGAAATAACCCGCGATAAATGGAGGGTTAAAGGCTGCGGTGACAAGGCTTCAACAACACGGTCGGTTACACTGAAACTGAAGGTGGGTGTTACCATCGAGGACTTGCCCCATCAGTTGCGTGTTGGTGAGGACGTTGCTCTCGTCCATGTTCCTGGCAGGGCTCCGCTCTGCCTTCGGTGCCGTGGAAAAGGACATATACGCCGTGAGTGTCGGGTGCCACGCTGCGGGCTATGCCGGCGTTTCGGCCACGATGAGAGCCAGTGCGTGCGTAGCTACGCTAATGTTACGGGCCAGGCACGAAATGATGAAGTGGCCGAACACATCATGGATGAAGCAGACGCGGTTGAAGCAACCCACGGAAGTGAGGGAGATGATGCCATCAAGGAGTCAACATCCAAGGAAACCGCACCCGCACCCCTTGCAGATACCAGCGAAGCCGGTAAGGACCAAACCCAGCCGGCCGTCGCATCAAAGCCAGCGTTCCTTCCGGAAAAAGCGGATAGCGCGACAGCTGTAAGCCTGGTTACGACTGGGCAGCAGGGCGACAACcaggaagacgccgataccgagatGCCCGCCGCGTCAAGTGTACCAGTGAAGCGGGCTCACGAGGATTCGGATATTCAGGAACCGAGATTGGTCGGTGAACGCGGCGAGGAGCCTCCGCCGAAGGCACCTTCAACGCGCCGTGGACCGTTCAAGCCCAAACCGAAATTGCCACCGGAACGCAGTACTGCGTCTGCTCTCCCTCCGCCTTAG